A single region of the Thermodesulfatator indicus DSM 15286 genome encodes:
- a CDS encoding HAD family hydrolase produces MFKLEIPRVGMLEIKHLVLDFNGTLSVDGQVKTGVKEKLLELSKDLEIHVVTADTFGKAKKTLIDVDCKVHILPPEEAHDELKLKYVEELGAKNVCAIGNGSNDALMLAEAGLGIAVLMEEGMSREAFLAADVLVKDINDALDLLLKPLRLKATLRR; encoded by the coding sequence ATGTTTAAACTAGAAATTCCGCGGGTAGGTATGCTGGAAATAAAACACTTGGTTTTGGATTTTAATGGTACTCTTTCTGTTGACGGTCAGGTCAAAACAGGAGTCAAAGAAAAATTACTCGAATTGTCTAAGGATTTAGAAATTCACGTAGTTACGGCAGATACATTCGGCAAAGCTAAAAAAACTTTAATAGACGTAGATTGTAAAGTGCATATTTTGCCTCCAGAAGAGGCTCATGATGAGCTTAAACTAAAATACGTAGAAGAGCTTGGAGCTAAAAATGTTTGTGCCATAGGAAATGGCAGTAATGATGCTTTGATGTTAGCCGAAGCAGGCTTAGGTATAGCCGTACTAATGGAAGAAGGCATGTCAAGAGAAGCTTTTTTAGCAGCAGACGTCTTAGTAAAAGACATAAACGATGCCTTGGATCTTCTCTTAAAACCTCTTAGGCTTAAAGCCACTTTGCGCCGTTAA
- the prxU gene encoding thioredoxin-dependent peroxiredoxin (Most members of this family contain a selenocysteine.), which yields MCLRPGMKAPEFEVQAYVKGEVKNIKLSDYQGQWVVLCFYPADFTFVUPTEISSIAVRYQELKDLNTEVLAASVDTVFSHKVWDETELSKMIGIPVPFPLLWDKGGKMGQLYGVYDPDLGLNLRGRFIIDPDGVIQAIEVLNAPVGRNVEELIRQIQAFQYVREHAGEACPAGWTPGKPTLKPSPALAGKVWEIWKPEK from the coding sequence ATGTGTTTAAGACCTGGCATGAAAGCACCAGAGTTTGAGGTACAGGCCTATGTAAAAGGTGAGGTAAAAAACATTAAACTTTCTGATTATCAAGGCCAGTGGGTTGTTCTTTGCTTTTATCCGGCAGACTTTACTTTTGTTTGACCTACTGAGATTTCCTCGATAGCGGTCCGCTATCAAGAGCTAAAAGATTTAAATACTGAAGTTCTGGCTGCTAGTGTTGACACCGTTTTTTCTCACAAGGTTTGGGATGAAACAGAGCTTTCCAAAATGATCGGTATACCCGTGCCCTTCCCCTTGTTATGGGACAAAGGTGGCAAAATGGGCCAACTTTATGGAGTTTATGATCCTGATCTGGGCCTTAATCTAAGAGGACGTTTTATTATTGACCCGGATGGCGTTATTCAAGCTATTGAAGTTTTAAACGCTCCGGTAGGCCGTAATGTAGAAGAGCTTATCCGTCAGATCCAGGCCTTTCAGTATGTACGTGAACATGCTGGTGAGGCTTGCCCAGCTGGTTGGACTCCTGGTAAACCTACTCTCAAACCATCTCCTGCCCTAGCTGGCAAGGTTTGGGAAATTTGGAAACCTGAAAAGTAA
- the rd gene encoding rubredoxin, whose amino-acid sequence MKKYQCNVCGYVYDPETGDPMRDVAPGTAFENLPEDWTCPVCGASKSEFSAIE is encoded by the coding sequence ATGAAAAAGTATCAATGTAATGTCTGTGGTTATGTTTACGATCCTGAAACAGGAGACCCTATGAGGGACGTAGCTCCTGGTACCGCTTTTGAAAATCTTCCTGAGGATTGGACTTGCCCGGTATGCGGAGCTTCTAAATCAGAATTCAGCGCTATAGAATAA
- a CDS encoding IS256 family transposase has product MPRRKLEPYPFPDEWLEEIVKNLWEAKTKGTKPILSQLLQELMNAIMLKEREIFLKKHPENAANGFYHRNLFLSFGNLDLKVPRVRIGNSFRPAILPDAWKRIDKDYEELLIAMLANGYSKAQIQRTLKKLGLPYSEDSIQDVLDFIQEKLEFFRSQPLKPDWFAIFIDAYWGKIKDPESGKIRDLSLFVALGIDLRGFKHILGFWPLKGRESKAFWIEVLQDLINRGLKRPLLFVTDDFRGLTEVIPKLFPYAQHQLCLIHLQRNLRAKLPSKLYRRTKELLAKLKYASDREEGERLFAELVKVINERNPSWSQQLEKKTNNYLAFLDYPSQVRKHIYSTNPVESINSGLDRMAMDMGSYFPSERSLEVNLFIQLSNLQDKWWRKAVPTIQAVSYELQQKFVLTYELEAVL; this is encoded by the coding sequence ATGCCTAGACGAAAACTTGAACCCTATCCATTTCCTGATGAATGGCTCGAAGAAATCGTCAAAAATCTCTGGGAGGCCAAAACAAAAGGCACCAAACCCATCCTCTCCCAATTGCTTCAGGAGCTCATGAACGCCATTATGCTCAAAGAACGCGAAATCTTCCTCAAAAAACACCCTGAAAACGCCGCTAACGGCTTCTATCACCGTAATCTTTTCCTCTCCTTCGGTAATCTCGACCTCAAAGTCCCTCGCGTCCGTATCGGTAACTCTTTCCGTCCGGCCATCCTCCCCGATGCCTGGAAACGCATCGACAAAGACTACGAAGAACTCCTTATTGCCATGCTGGCCAATGGCTACTCAAAGGCCCAAATCCAAAGAACCCTCAAAAAATTGGGCCTGCCTTACTCTGAAGATTCCATCCAAGACGTCCTGGATTTCATCCAGGAAAAGCTTGAGTTTTTCCGCTCTCAGCCTCTTAAACCCGATTGGTTTGCCATCTTCATCGATGCTTACTGGGGAAAGATCAAAGACCCTGAATCCGGAAAAATAAGAGATCTTTCTCTCTTTGTGGCCCTAGGTATTGACCTCAGAGGCTTTAAGCACATCCTTGGCTTCTGGCCCCTTAAAGGCCGAGAATCTAAGGCCTTCTGGATCGAAGTCCTCCAAGATCTCATCAATCGGGGACTTAAAAGACCTCTTCTTTTCGTCACCGATGATTTCAGAGGTCTTACCGAGGTGATTCCTAAACTTTTCCCTTACGCTCAACACCAATTGTGTCTGATCCATCTTCAAAGGAATCTCAGGGCTAAACTTCCCTCAAAACTCTACCGCCGTACAAAAGAACTCTTAGCTAAACTCAAATATGCCTCTGATCGAGAAGAGGGGGAAAGGCTTTTTGCCGAACTGGTCAAAGTGATTAATGAAAGAAATCCTTCCTGGAGCCAGCAACTCGAGAAAAAGACTAATAATTATCTTGCTTTTCTGGACTATCCTTCTCAGGTAAGGAAGCACATTTACTCCACTAATCCCGTAGAAAGTATCAATTCAGGGCTTGATCGAATGGCCATGGATATGGGGAGTTATTTCCCCTCGGAAAGGTCTCTTGAGGTGAACCTTTTTATTCAGCTGAGCAACTTACAGGACAAATGGTGGCGCAAAGCCGTGCCAACTATTCAGGCGGTGAGCTATGAATTACAACAAAAATTCGTCTTGACCTATGAGCTTGAAGCTGTACTCTAA
- a CDS encoding galactose-1-phosphate uridylyltransferase, with amino-acid sequence MGIEFRKEKYIRPFHNPLNNFAPEPQEVELRFDPLLEHFAVFNPALEDKAKLFFGAQDWELVKKLAEATKEQCFMCPPKVREITPKYPEDFMAEGRLTRGECTLFPNLFPTAPRHAVIAVGEAHFRKIDEFEPGVLADGLYLGLEFLRLCMEEDPAIRFGLLCANYLLPAGASLVHPHFQVVAAKVAFPRQNELLNASQTYFLKYGKNFWEELCATEKESKERYIAQLGRVTFIASFAPLGGNEILAVIEGAKGLSEITTDDVLDLAKGLNLALKGYDRMGYGTFNFTLFLPALDEKAPYFTPHLRLITRQNLYENYRTDDYFLQRQLGAELIITPPEEMTKIMRQVFEEA; translated from the coding sequence ATGGGCATTGAATTTCGTAAAGAAAAGTACATTAGGCCTTTTCATAATCCTTTAAATAACTTTGCTCCTGAGCCTCAGGAAGTAGAGCTAAGGTTTGATCCTTTGCTAGAGCACTTTGCGGTTTTTAATCCCGCTCTTGAAGATAAGGCCAAGCTCTTTTTCGGGGCACAGGACTGGGAGCTAGTTAAAAAACTGGCTGAAGCTACGAAAGAACAGTGTTTCATGTGTCCGCCGAAAGTAAGAGAAATAACTCCTAAATATCCAGAAGACTTTATGGCTGAAGGCCGGCTTACACGTGGGGAGTGTACTCTTTTCCCTAATCTCTTTCCCACGGCTCCGAGGCATGCAGTTATTGCCGTGGGTGAGGCCCATTTTCGCAAAATAGATGAGTTTGAGCCAGGAGTTTTGGCTGATGGCCTTTATTTGGGCCTTGAATTTTTGCGTCTTTGCATGGAAGAAGATCCAGCTATTCGTTTTGGGCTCCTTTGTGCCAACTATCTTTTGCCAGCAGGGGCAAGTTTAGTGCATCCCCATTTTCAGGTAGTAGCAGCCAAGGTGGCTTTTCCGCGACAAAATGAACTATTAAACGCCAGCCAAACATATTTTTTAAAGTACGGAAAAAATTTCTGGGAAGAATTGTGTGCTACCGAAAAAGAAAGTAAAGAACGCTATATAGCTCAGCTTGGCAGAGTTACTTTTATAGCTAGCTTTGCTCCACTTGGCGGCAACGAAATCCTAGCCGTTATAGAAGGAGCAAAAGGCCTTTCAGAAATCACTACTGACGATGTGTTAGATCTGGCTAAAGGGCTAAACTTAGCCCTCAAAGGTTATGATAGAATGGGATACGGGACTTTTAATTTTACCTTGTTTTTGCCGGCTCTTGATGAAAAGGCTCCTTACTTTACACCACACCTGCGGCTTATTACGCGACAAAACCTTTATGAGAACTACCGTACAGATGATTATTTCTTGCAGCGTCAGTTGGGGGCTGAGCTGATCATTACTCCCCCAGAAGAAATGACTAAAATTATGCGTCAGGTTTTCGAAGAAGCCTAA
- a CDS encoding phosphatase PAP2 family protein yields MMKSSKILLWYFSFSVLLVSFSYASDVIEQTGNFIKVILPVTAIGLSLYKNDYEGLFQFTESFLTTITITYGLKYSIKTTRPNGEPHSFPSGHTSIAFSGASFLQKRYGWKYGIPAYAAAAFIGYSRLEANKHYFRDILAGAIIGTASSYLFTDVYSSNKMSFIPVVENKSFIMLFNLRFY; encoded by the coding sequence ATGATGAAAAGTTCAAAAATACTATTGTGGTATTTTTCATTTTCGGTCTTATTAGTTAGCTTTTCTTACGCCTCAGATGTCATAGAGCAGACTGGAAACTTTATCAAAGTTATTCTTCCTGTTACAGCTATAGGCCTTTCCTTATATAAAAACGACTATGAAGGTCTTTTTCAATTTACTGAATCTTTTTTAACTACAATTACCATTACTTATGGCCTGAAATATTCTATTAAAACTACACGTCCTAACGGAGAACCTCACTCTTTTCCTTCTGGTCATACCTCTATAGCTTTTTCAGGGGCCTCATTTTTACAAAAACGCTACGGCTGGAAATATGGAATCCCTGCTTATGCCGCTGCTGCCTTTATAGGCTATAGCCGTCTCGAAGCAAACAAACATTATTTCAGAGATATACTGGCAGGAGCAATTATAGGGACAGCCAGCTCTTATCTTTTTACTGATGTTTACTCAAGTAACAAAATGTCTTTTATCCCGGTTGTTGAAAACAAAAGCTTTATTATGTTATTCAATTTGAGATTTTATTAA
- a CDS encoding dihydroorotate dehydrogenase electron transfer subunit: protein MKIFTTKENKKLTEKYWLLTLEGEIKKPSPGQFVMVRAWPGFDPLLSRPFSIHYYEPGRLSILYEVKGRGTKLLAKLGPGKKVEILGPLGQGFPEVSSRDIILVAGGIGIAPFLFTAKEFIRKGHQVHLFYGARTQNDFLCLKEFEALGVSLTLTTEDGSLGTKGFITQPLKAYLSKHKKGVIFACGPMPMLSAVAQVTKESGIKAFVSLEAHMACGLGLCLGCVVKHKEQGYLHVCSEGPVVPAENVF from the coding sequence ATGAAAATCTTTACAACAAAAGAAAATAAAAAGCTTACCGAAAAATACTGGCTTCTGACTCTGGAAGGAGAAATTAAAAAGCCCTCTCCAGGTCAATTTGTAATGGTGCGGGCCTGGCCTGGGTTTGATCCGCTTCTCTCTCGTCCCTTTTCAATACACTATTATGAACCCGGAAGATTAAGCATACTTTATGAAGTTAAAGGCCGAGGAACCAAATTGCTAGCCAAACTCGGCCCTGGGAAAAAGGTAGAAATTCTTGGCCCTTTAGGGCAAGGATTCCCTGAAGTCTCAAGCCGAGATATAATCCTTGTTGCTGGAGGCATAGGGATAGCCCCATTTCTATTTACGGCAAAAGAATTTATCCGAAAAGGTCATCAGGTACACCTTTTTTATGGTGCCAGAACACAAAATGACTTCCTGTGTTTAAAAGAATTTGAGGCTTTAGGCGTATCTTTAACTTTAACTACCGAAGACGGTAGCTTAGGGACTAAAGGTTTTATCACTCAACCTTTAAAGGCCTATCTGAGTAAGCATAAAAAAGGTGTTATTTTTGCCTGCGGCCCTATGCCAATGCTTTCGGCTGTGGCCCAGGTAACCAAAGAATCGGGTATAAAAGCTTTCGTTTCTCTTGAAGCACATATGGCTTGTGGCCTAGGCTTATGTCTTGGCTGTGTAGTTAAGCATAAAGAACAAGGCTATCTGCACGTATGTAGTGAAGGCCCAGTGGTACCTGCAGAAAACGTTTTCTAA
- a CDS encoding imidazole glycerol phosphate synthase HisHF: MITLLDYGAGNVRSVVNALEALGEKVKLVKTPEDILSAEKLIFPGVGNFSSLISTLHEKNFFEPLKRYLLEDRPFLGICLGLQALFEYSEEAPGIKGLGIFKGYIKRFDTTLSIPHIGWNGIKPQKSSRLFDGLTGEEKFYFVHSYHVETEEADIILCTTDYGYEFVSAIEKGNIIATQFHPEKSGQVGLKILKNFLEANKSAVKPKFIPSKTKLAKRIVACLDVRTNDDGDLVVTKGDQYDVREKGQVRNLGKPVELARRYYTEGADEITFLNITGFRDFPLKDLPMLEVLRLTSKNVFVPLTIGGGIRDFTDRDGNFYSALEVASEYFRSGADKISIGSDAVLIVEEYLHTGKATGKSSIETISKVYGTQAVVISIDPRRVYVDSPEKTKHPVIETSIPGPNGERYCWFQCTIKGGREGRDIDAVTLAKVCEKLGAGEILLNSIDRDGTNLGFDLELIQAVKEAVSIPVIASSGAGSPEHFYEVFTKTEVEAALAAGIFHRQEVSIEEVKRYLKERGIEIRPIFKEELL, translated from the coding sequence ATGATTACCCTTTTGGATTATGGTGCGGGAAATGTTAGAAGTGTAGTTAACGCCCTTGAGGCTCTTGGAGAAAAAGTAAAACTTGTAAAAACTCCTGAAGACATACTTTCTGCTGAAAAACTAATATTTCCTGGAGTGGGCAATTTTTCTTCTCTTATAAGTACCCTTCATGAAAAAAATTTTTTTGAGCCATTGAAACGTTATCTCTTAGAAGATAGGCCCTTTTTAGGGATATGCTTAGGGCTGCAGGCCCTTTTTGAATATTCTGAAGAAGCTCCAGGTATCAAAGGGCTAGGCATATTCAAGGGTTACATAAAAAGGTTTGACACAACTCTTTCTATTCCTCACATTGGCTGGAATGGTATCAAACCTCAGAAGTCTTCAAGACTTTTTGATGGCCTGACTGGCGAAGAAAAGTTTTATTTTGTCCACTCTTATCATGTGGAAACGGAAGAAGCTGATATAATTCTTTGCACTACCGATTATGGTTATGAGTTTGTAAGCGCCATTGAGAAAGGGAACATTATAGCTACCCAGTTTCATCCAGAAAAAAGCGGCCAGGTAGGCTTAAAAATTCTTAAAAATTTTTTAGAAGCTAACAAGTCAGCAGTTAAACCTAAATTTATTCCCTCTAAAACTAAACTTGCTAAAAGAATAGTAGCCTGCCTTGACGTACGTACCAACGACGATGGCGATTTAGTAGTCACTAAAGGAGATCAATATGACGTGCGAGAGAAGGGGCAAGTTCGTAATCTAGGTAAGCCAGTAGAACTTGCTCGCCGCTATTATACTGAAGGTGCCGATGAAATAACCTTTTTAAATATCACTGGTTTCCGTGATTTCCCCTTAAAAGACCTCCCCATGCTTGAGGTTCTTAGGCTTACCTCAAAAAATGTGTTTGTGCCACTTACCATTGGCGGGGGTATCCGTGACTTTACTGACCGTGACGGAAATTTTTATTCAGCTCTGGAAGTGGCCTCTGAGTATTTTCGTTCTGGAGCTGATAAAATTTCTATAGGAAGTGATGCTGTTTTAATTGTAGAGGAATATCTACACACAGGAAAAGCCACTGGGAAAAGCTCTATTGAAACTATTTCCAAGGTCTATGGAACCCAGGCGGTAGTTATATCTATTGATCCCCGTCGGGTTTATGTAGATTCTCCTGAAAAGACTAAACACCCGGTAATTGAAACTTCGATTCCTGGGCCCAATGGCGAGAGGTACTGCTGGTTTCAATGTACCATAAAGGGCGGTCGTGAAGGCCGAGACATTGACGCTGTGACTTTAGCCAAAGTGTGTGAAAAGCTTGGAGCAGGAGAAATTCTCCTGAATAGTATAGACCGCGATGGTACTAACCTTGGCTTTGACCTGGAGCTTATTCAAGCAGTAAAAGAAGCGGTATCTATTCCAGTAATCGCTTCAAGTGGAGCCGGCTCTCCTGAACACTTTTACGAAGTTTTTACCAAGACGGAGGTAGAAGCGGCCTTAGCGGCAGGGATTTTCCATCGGCAAGAAGTCTCTATTGAAGAAGTTAAGCGTTATCTTAAAGAACGGGGTATAGAAATAAGGCCCATCTTTAAGGAAGAGCTGCTTTAG
- a CDS encoding biotin/lipoyl-containing protein, producing the protein MWNIIKPGMSPKEIVKTLRDFDGVMFTSTGMRDAGQSDYKNRHRIYDLATLAPYYEEMGLFSAECHGGARWHVGIMNRREDPFEEIRMFREKMPSVMLQTLIRETNLWGYRPYPKNVIEYVVARVDIDVWRCFSFLNDIRNMRTVAEIVMKRGRLFQPAISFTQAEWTTDDYYLSVVDEIVDLCGGTDEIVLCIKDMAGVGSPKRIAQLIDTIKQKYPDLVIHYHRHSTDGLALPAYLAAVQAGVKIIDVEEDSLCRFYGQPPILAAHAYLEEAGIKVHLNRQAAEEAVQKVREWINQYAWAESPFKGLDHNVTKHKMPGGAFPSSFEQAEKGGFLHLMPQILRVMSLYNRIVKYFDVTPGSQITWVTCSGMVNKYAKERGLKGVEHLIKLLTKFVEEVDQDFDKMEPWEQEELLQLFRNAPGDFKNLILGKYGRLPQGWPADWVYKSAFGDEWEEKIKERSDKSPLEALPPDDLEKLRQELEEKIERKPTEEEFILYLMHPKDAVEYIKFRDEYGQAPLVLPTNVWREGLKKPGDKVEFELDGKPYAIELVSIGAEHEGLIHVVMKINNKTRVYRVETPRAKKKEIKKASGPNQIGAPISGNVWRIGNPERGTIKEGDIVHKGEEIANIEAMKMENVVVAPFDAQIVAIHVKVNDTVEEGQLMFELKPLE; encoded by the coding sequence ATGTGGAACATTATTAAACCGGGCATGTCGCCCAAAGAAATAGTTAAGACTTTGCGAGATTTTGACGGGGTAATGTTTACCTCTACTGGTATGAGAGACGCCGGACAATCTGATTACAAAAATCGTCACCGTATTTATGATTTGGCGACCCTTGCTCCTTACTACGAAGAAATGGGGCTTTTTAGTGCCGAGTGTCATGGTGGCGCGCGCTGGCATGTAGGCATAATGAATCGTCGTGAAGATCCCTTTGAAGAAATTCGCATGTTTCGTGAAAAGATGCCCTCGGTGATGCTTCAGACTCTTATCAGGGAAACCAACCTTTGGGGCTATCGTCCCTATCCCAAAAACGTCATCGAATATGTTGTTGCTCGGGTAGATATAGACGTCTGGCGCTGCTTTTCATTCTTAAATGATATTCGCAATATGCGCACAGTGGCTGAAATCGTCATGAAGCGTGGCCGCCTTTTTCAACCGGCCATTTCTTTTACCCAGGCTGAATGGACTACGGATGATTACTATCTCTCGGTAGTAGATGAAATAGTTGACCTCTGCGGTGGCACCGATGAAATAGTCCTTTGTATAAAAGATATGGCCGGCGTTGGTAGTCCCAAACGCATCGCCCAATTAATTGACACTATTAAACAAAAATATCCCGACTTGGTTATACATTATCACCGCCATTCCACTGATGGACTGGCTTTACCGGCCTATTTAGCGGCCGTTCAGGCAGGTGTTAAGATAATAGACGTTGAAGAAGATTCTCTTTGTCGTTTTTATGGTCAGCCGCCGATTCTGGCCGCCCACGCATATTTAGAAGAAGCTGGCATAAAAGTGCACTTAAACCGCCAGGCTGCGGAAGAAGCTGTCCAAAAAGTGCGCGAGTGGATCAACCAGTACGCCTGGGCCGAGAGTCCTTTTAAAGGGCTTGACCATAATGTTACCAAACACAAAATGCCAGGAGGAGCCTTTCCCAGCTCTTTTGAACAGGCCGAAAAAGGCGGCTTCTTGCATCTCATGCCTCAAATACTAAGGGTTATGTCCCTTTATAACCGTATAGTTAAATACTTTGATGTAACTCCTGGCTCCCAAATTACCTGGGTTACCTGTTCAGGTATGGTTAATAAATATGCCAAAGAACGTGGATTAAAAGGTGTAGAGCATCTTATCAAGCTACTTACTAAATTTGTAGAAGAAGTAGATCAAGATTTTGACAAGATGGAACCCTGGGAGCAGGAAGAACTTTTGCAACTTTTTAGAAACGCTCCTGGAGACTTTAAGAACTTAATCCTTGGCAAATATGGTCGTTTACCCCAGGGATGGCCGGCAGATTGGGTTTATAAGAGTGCCTTTGGCGATGAGTGGGAAGAAAAAATTAAAGAGCGTTCAGACAAGTCACCACTTGAGGCCCTTCCTCCTGATGACCTGGAAAAACTTCGCCAGGAACTAGAGGAAAAGATAGAAAGAAAGCCTACCGAAGAAGAATTTATCCTTTATCTTATGCATCCCAAAGACGCTGTTGAGTACATTAAGTTTCGCGATGAATACGGCCAGGCCCCTCTGGTGCTCCCCACTAATGTATGGCGCGAAGGGCTTAAAAAACCTGGAGATAAAGTGGAATTTGAACTTGATGGGAAACCCTACGCTATTGAACTGGTTTCAATTGGAGCAGAGCATGAAGGCCTGATTCACGTAGTCATGAAAATTAACAACAAAACCAGGGTTTATAGGGTGGAAACCCCCCGAGCTAAAAAGAAAGAAATAAAAAAGGCCTCAGGTCCCAACCAGATAGGGGCTCCCATTAGTGGAAACGTCTGGCGTATTGGTAATCCTGAAAGAGGAACTATTAAAGAAGGAGATATTGTTCACAAGGGCGAAGAAATTGCCAACATAGAGGCCATGAAAATGGAAAATGTGGTGGTAGCACCTTTTGATGCGCAAATTGTGGCTATTCACGTTAAGGTAAATGATACTGTTGAAGAAGGTCAGCTTATGTTTGAGTTAAAACCTTTGGAGTAA
- a CDS encoding acetyl-CoA carboxylase biotin carboxylase subunit, producing the protein MERKISHVLIANRGVPAVRIMDTCRDRRIKTTAVYSTADRLAYHVRLADQAVCVGEAPPLESYLNMENIIKAALQVGADAIHPGWGFLAENADFAEMVQDAGLVWIGPSPEVIRAMGDKVEAKKYARRANVPSIPGIDNVSSIEDIKKWIEEEKVDFPIMLKAAKGGGGKGMVKVESEEELPIAFNQAKSEAMKAFGDDTLLAEKYISHSRHIEVQVIADTHGKVIHLYERECTLQRRNQKIIEEAPSPTLDDDLREEICFTAVRLMREIGYTSAGTVEFIFDTNTNKFYFLEVNTRLQVEHGITELITGLDIVGLMLDVAEGKKLPVKQSEVKVNRWALEARLNAEDPFNFNPSFGTITRLQLPQGPAVRISQGVYEGADIPPYYDSLIMLIMTAGQTREAAIMTMDRALGRDLRVEGIKTIAPLLLAIIRHPSFRAGKFSTTFIEEHMNELVSMFKEKSTEDEVLKIAKFVARVSALGPQPWM; encoded by the coding sequence ATGGAAAGGAAAATTTCTCATGTCCTAATTGCCAACCGAGGAGTACCTGCGGTACGAATTATGGATACGTGCCGTGATCGGCGCATCAAAACCACAGCTGTTTACAGTACGGCTGACCGCCTTGCCTATCATGTTCGTTTAGCAGACCAGGCCGTTTGCGTAGGCGAAGCACCACCCCTTGAGTCTTATCTCAACATGGAAAACATCATTAAGGCGGCACTCCAGGTTGGGGCGGATGCCATTCATCCTGGTTGGGGTTTTTTGGCAGAAAATGCCGATTTTGCGGAAATGGTCCAAGATGCTGGCCTTGTATGGATTGGGCCTAGTCCTGAAGTGATTAGGGCCATGGGAGACAAAGTAGAAGCTAAAAAGTATGCCAGACGGGCCAATGTCCCCTCTATCCCAGGTATTGATAATGTCTCTAGCATCGAAGACATAAAAAAGTGGATCGAGGAAGAAAAAGTAGATTTTCCTATTATGCTTAAAGCCGCCAAAGGTGGCGGAGGAAAAGGCATGGTGAAGGTAGAGTCAGAAGAAGAGCTTCCCATAGCCTTCAATCAAGCCAAATCCGAGGCTATGAAAGCCTTTGGTGATGATACTTTACTTGCCGAAAAGTATATTAGTCATAGTCGTCATATAGAAGTCCAGGTTATTGCCGATACCCACGGCAAAGTAATTCACCTTTACGAAAGAGAATGTACGCTTCAGCGCCGAAACCAAAAAATAATAGAAGAAGCACCTTCTCCCACTTTGGACGACGACCTGCGCGAAGAGATTTGCTTTACCGCGGTAAGGCTTATGCGTGAAATAGGCTATACTTCTGCTGGCACGGTAGAATTTATCTTCGATACCAATACCAACAAGTTTTATTTCCTCGAAGTTAATACCCGCCTTCAGGTAGAACACGGAATAACAGAACTTATTACTGGCCTAGACATCGTGGGCCTCATGCTCGATGTAGCCGAGGGTAAAAAGCTTCCGGTTAAACAATCAGAAGTAAAAGTTAACCGCTGGGCGTTGGAAGCCCGTTTAAATGCCGAAGATCCTTTTAACTTTAATCCATCTTTTGGCACTATAACTCGCCTTCAGCTACCCCAAGGGCCTGCGGTAAGGATATCGCAGGGAGTTTACGAAGGCGCTGATATTCCTCCTTATTACGACTCACTCATTATGCTTATTATGACGGCTGGCCAAACCCGTGAGGCCGCTATCATGACCATGGATAGGGCTTTAGGTCGTGATCTTCGTGTGGAGGGCATAAAAACCATCGCCCCTCTTCTTTTGGCCATTATTCGTCATCCTTCTTTCCGAGCGGGAAAATTTTCTACTACTTTTATTGAAGAACACATGAATGAGTTGGTTTCCATGTTTAAAGAAAAAAGCACCGAAGATGAGGTCCTTAAGATCGCTAAGTTTGTGGCTCGCGTTTCGGCCTTAGGCCCTCAACCCTGGATGTAA